The following proteins are co-located in the Gemmatimonadaceae bacterium genome:
- the prfB gene encoding peptide chain release factor 2 (programmed frameshift) — protein sequence MADSTGERGRALAGAAERLAEVRGIFDIDGKRATLAPLEARMGEPDFWNNQDVAQEHLQEVKSVRGWVEPFDKLHARIAGSIELDDLLRESPDAELEAELDRDVESINSELDSFELKTLLRGPDDFRDAQVEISAGAGGTEAQDWASMLVRMYTRWAERKGFEIVLLDESQGEEAGIKGAVLEIRGQYAYGFLRPEAGVHRLVRISPFDSAARRHTSFASVFVYPVVNDEINIEIRDEDLRIDVYRASGAGGQHVNKTSSAVRITHIPTNTVVASQAQRSQFKNKATAMQMLKNKLYQAEIQKREAEKAKFDENKDDISFGNQARSYVFQPYTMVNDHRTELKIPDVQKVMDGGIDPFIRAFLKQAGEVSE from the exons ATGGCGGATTCAACTGGCGAAAGAGGAAGGGCGCTGGCAGGCGCGGCAGAACGCCTTGCCGAAGTCCGG GGTATCTTTGACATCGACGGAAAGCGAGCTACGCTCGCCCCTCTCGAAGCCCGAATGGGCGAACCCGATTTCTGGAACAATCAGGACGTAGCACAGGAGCACCTTCAGGAAGTAAAGAGTGTCCGGGGCTGGGTCGAGCCATTTGACAAGCTGCATGCGCGAATTGCGGGTTCCATCGAGCTCGACGACCTCTTGCGAGAGTCGCCGGACGCGGAGCTCGAGGCAGAGCTCGACCGTGACGTGGAGAGTATCAACTCGGAGCTCGACTCGTTTGAACTGAAGACCCTCTTGCGCGGGCCTGACGATTTTCGCGATGCGCAGGTTGAGATCAGCGCGGGTGCGGGGGGAACCGAAGCTCAGGACTGGGCATCGATGCTGGTGCGTATGTATACCCGCTGGGCCGAGCGAAAGGGATTCGAGATTGTCCTTCTCGATGAGAGTCAGGGCGAGGAGGCGGGAATCAAGGGCGCTGTTCTCGAGATTCGGGGTCAATACGCCTACGGATTTCTTCGGCCCGAGGCGGGCGTGCACCGGCTCGTCCGTATATCTCCATTTGATTCAGCTGCACGGCGACACACGAGTTTTGCGTCGGTATTCGTGTACCCTGTGGTCAACGACGAAATCAACATCGAGATCCGCGATGAGGACCTCCGGATTGACGTATATCGTGCGTCTGGAGCTGGCGGTCAGCATGTCAACAAGACGAGTTCCGCGGTTCGCATTACCCATATACCGACGAATACAGTTGTCGCTTCCCAGGCTCAGCGGTCGCAGTTCAAGAACAAGGCGACGGCGATGCAGATGCTGAAGAACAAATTATATCAGGCGGAAATACAGAAGAGGGAGGCGGAGAAAGCGAAGTTTGATGAAAACAAGGACGATATCAGCTTCGGCAACCAGGCAAGGAGTTATGTGTTTCAGCCATACACGATGGTGAACGACCACCGGACGGAACTCAAGATTCCTGATGTGCAGAAGGTGATGGATGGTGGAATCGACCCGTTCATCCGGGCGTTTCTCAAGCAGGCGGGCGAGGTGTCTGAATGA